In the Desulfonatronovibrio magnus genome, AGAAGATTATGTAAAAGAATAGCCACTGTTCCAGCCAGCCCAATATTTATAAACTGCCCGGAATGCTGCCCTACAATGGCCCCCACAATCAAGCAGATGGCCAGCATGGATATCAGCGGTAACAAGCTGGTACTTTTCTGAACAGTTCCAGGGAAAATGCGCCTGCACATAAGGCCAAGCATAATGGGCGCAATAACAATAATCAAGATGGACTTGAACAGCCCTGCCACAGGAATATCTAACCATTGACCGGCCAGCAGCCAGACCAGAACCGGAGTGAGTAAAGGGGCAAGAAAGGTGGAAAATGCAGTCATGGTTACTGACAAGGCAACATCGCCACGAGCCATGTAAGTTATTACATTGGAAGCCGTCCCACCAGGGCACGCGCCAAGTAATACCAGTCCCACTGCCAGTTCAGGAGGTAGAAAAAACAATTTTGCCAGAAAGAAAGCACCAACAGGCATAATGGTAAACTGCAGCATAGCTGCAGTAAAAACCCTGCCGGGATGCTGCAGAATTTTCTTAAAATCAGGCAAGGTCAAGGTAGCGCCCATGCCAAAAATAACAATGGCCAGAAGCAAAGGTATATGACCGGCAAAAACCTGGAAGATTTCAGGCTTGAACCAGCCCATAATGGCTGCCCCAAGTACAAAAACGGCAAACCATTTGAAAGCAATACAGCTTAATTTATCTATCAGCGGCATGACTTTTGTTTTATGGTTTCAGTAAAGGATCTAATTATCATAAACCAACACTAATGCGGACTATGTCCACAAATTCAAAATATAGCCTTCCAATACCCATATCTGTCACCACGCCCACATCCAGTATTTTTGGGGATCAAAATTCTGGCTGTAATAGCCATTTTTAGTCGCTTCGTACCTGTTTAGCTCTTATATGGAAAGCAGGGGACAGGCACTCCGGGACCCACTTGAGCATCAATTTGTGCTCAAAATGACTCATTTTTTGGGCAAGTGGGTTCCCGGAAGAGTCAGTCCCCTCCGGGCTGTATGCCTCCGGGCAGAAAGCCATGCCGCATCCAAAGCGCTAAACAGATACGTTGCTTCAAGCGCGATATATTTAGCACTATATCAATATTCTCACTGGCTCAGGATTAAAATTGGAGGGGGCAGACAAAGTCAAAGTTGTAGTGCCTTTGGTGTCGCAGGTACTTAGTTTAAGGTCATAGCCCATGGTAGTCGCCATCAGTCTGGCAGAATATGTGCCCAGGCCAGTGCCACGCTTTTTACCGTATGTCATGTATTTCTGAAAAAAATGCTGACGAATGGACAAAGGAACAACGCCTTTGTTTTCAATAGAAATGGTCGGAGAAGGTAAGTCCACCAAGTCAATTTTGACCTGCTGTCCTTTTGGAGAAGCCTCAAAAGCATTTTTTATGAGGTTGGATAATATTCCGTAAAATAGATGCTCTTCACCTTTAACCCAAAATGAATCACTTTCTTTGTGAAGGTTTTTGTTGATAACTACCTCAATATTTTTACTTTCAAAAGCAGGTTCAATTTCATCAAGGACTGTTTGCAGTACTGCCCTGACTTCAACATTGCGGTGTGTGCATACATAGTCACCAGTCTCCATCTTGAAGAGATCCAAAGACATATCAATCATGCGCAGCATGCGCAGACCGGAATCTATTATCATTCTGACCATCTCTTCCTGTTCCGTGGTCAGGTTGTCATCGTCCAGAAGCAGTTGAGGCAGGCCGACAATTCCTGAAAGCGGAGTTTTGAGATCATGGCGCATGATCCGTTCAACATCCTCTTTCATGCGCTCTAAATCCTTGCGAAGGGATATGTCTTTTTTGACAGCTACATAGTTGATGATCTCACCTCTGGCATTTTTGACTGGTGCTATGGAAGCCTCTTCCCAGTAAAGATCTCCATTTTTCTTTTTATTCAGAACCTCTCCGCTCCAGACACGGCCTGAAGTAATGACCTGCCACATATCCGCATAAAACGCATTATCATGCATACCGGATTTTAAGATGCTGGGTTTTTTGCCCCGTGCTTCCTCCAGAGTATAACCTGTCTTTTGAGTAAATGCCGGGTTGGCATACTCTATATTTGCCTCGGTATCTGTAACAACTATGGTATCAGCGCTGTTTTCCACACAGCGAAACAGCCTGCTGAGCTCTCTGCGGGATCTGTGCAGTTCTAAATGATTTCTAACTCTCGCCTTAACAATGGCCGGGTTAAAAGGCTTGGTTATATAGTCAACAGCACCTAAGCTCAGGCCCTTCTGCTCATTGAGTTCGTCGTCCAGAGCTGAAATAAAAATTACCGGTATGTCCCTGGTCTCTTCTCTATCTTTCAGTTCCTTGCAGACAATATAACCATCCATACCAGGCATCACTATATCCAGCAAAATGATGTCCGGCTGTTTTTCTGAGCAGGCCATACTCAGAGCTTTCTCACCATTTTTGGCTGCTGTAACAATATAATCGTGTTTCAAAGTTTCCAACAGCAGCTGAATGTTCGCAGGCTCATCATCCACTATGAGCACCCTGGGTTGATTGTTTGCAATCACAATAGTTCCTCCTGCATTTCAGGGTTCTGGACTGGAAATATGTTCACTGCTTTTTCGCTGGACAGTCAAAAATTCTTGTGCAACGATCAGCATTTATTACATTTTTGTATAGCTTATGGACATCTTAGTTACTATATTTTTTCGCGACCCTGCGCGAAAAAATAAGCTCCTTCGGGAAAAGAATAGT is a window encoding:
- a CDS encoding bile acid:sodium symporter family protein — encoded protein: MPLIDKLSCIAFKWFAVFVLGAAIMGWFKPEIFQVFAGHIPLLLAIVIFGMGATLTLPDFKKILQHPGRVFTAAMLQFTIMPVGAFFLAKLFFLPPELAVGLVLLGACPGGTASNVITYMARGDVALSVTMTAFSTFLAPLLTPVLVWLLAGQWLDIPVAGLFKSILIIVIAPIMLGLMCRRIFPGTVQKSTSLLPLISMLAICLIVGAIVGQHSGQFINIGLAGTVAILLHNLLGLGLAWMVAAKMGFPSAQLKALTLEVGMQNSGLAATLALIHIHPMATLPGVMASIWQNITGPVLASWWVSRD
- a CDS encoding ATP-binding response regulator; translation: MIANNQPRVLIVDDEPANIQLLLETLKHDYIVTAAKNGEKALSMACSEKQPDIILLDIVMPGMDGYIVCKELKDREETRDIPVIFISALDDELNEQKGLSLGAVDYITKPFNPAIVKARVRNHLELHRSRRELSRLFRCVENSADTIVVTDTEANIEYANPAFTQKTGYTLEEARGKKPSILKSGMHDNAFYADMWQVITSGRVWSGEVLNKKKNGDLYWEEASIAPVKNARGEIINYVAVKKDISLRKDLERMKEDVERIMRHDLKTPLSGIVGLPQLLLDDDNLTTEQEEMVRMIIDSGLRMLRMIDMSLDLFKMETGDYVCTHRNVEVRAVLQTVLDEIEPAFESKNIEVVINKNLHKESDSFWVKGEEHLFYGILSNLIKNAFEASPKGQQVKIDLVDLPSPTISIENKGVVPLSIRQHFFQKYMTYGKKRGTGLGTYSARLMATTMGYDLKLSTCDTKGTTTLTLSAPSNFNPEPVRILI